A stretch of Spodoptera frugiperda isolate SF20-4 chromosome 6, AGI-APGP_CSIRO_Sfru_2.0, whole genome shotgun sequence DNA encodes these proteins:
- the LOC118281885 gene encoding N-alpha-acetyltransferase 38-B, NatC auxiliary subunit, with amino-acid sequence MSALSEQAQQAVTEAIKNTEDGKAKLRKWLNMNFRIEMTDGRVLIGVFLCTDRDANVILGACSEYLKSGDGETEEPRVLGLVMVPGRHIVSIQLDDTTPPQMYCYDE; translated from the exons ATGAGTGCACTTTCAGAGCAAGCGCAGCAAGCAGTTACAGAAGCTATCAAG aatacCGAAGATGGAAAAGCTAAATTAAGGAAATGGCTGAACATGAACTTCAGAATAGAAATGACAGATGGTAGAGTGCTTATTGGAGTATTTTTATGCACAGATAGAGATGCCAATGTTATATTAG GAGCATGTTCAGAGTATCTTAAAAGCGGAGATGGTGAAACAGAGGAACCAAGAGTATTGGGTCTAGTGATGGTACCAGGTCGTCACATTGTTTCCATTCAGTTGGACGACACTACCCCACCACAAATGTACTGTTACGATGAGTGA
- the LOC118281884 gene encoding nucleic acid dioxygenase ALKBH1 — protein sequence MEENPNLISVEDKFMKSFKYYKSNKPKPSLEDVIEVENCVTDKVTRITADTCTDDPRAELLGLKSLRTWKIFTFVRHPGLLFIRNPFTALGQRYWVRKCLEEYPRKPNKLNIDIEINVEDWWAECFRNDQCDRQLQKKLRWTTLGYHHNWDTKVYTEANKSQFPVDLAELSDVLAKYLGYSNFKAEAAIVNYYHMNSTLSAHTDHSEVNLEAPLFSFSFGQSAIFLIGGKDKSVEPSAILIKSGDIVVMSKEARLCYHAVPKILPSAESPWEETDISNVFSNSISSFKYISQPEEFVGTMNVNIDNEKWNRFRNYIQESRINMNVRQVLNENQNSI from the exons ATGGAAGAAAACCCGAATTTAATATCTGTAGAAGATAAGTTTATGAAGTCCTTCAAGtattataaatcaaacaaaCCTAAACCTTCTTTGGAGGACGTAATAGAAGTTGAAAACTGTGTAACTGATAAG GTGACTAGAATAACCGCTGATACATGTACTGATGATCCAAGAGCTGAATTATTAGGACTAAAAAGTTTAAGAACATGGAAAATATTTACGTTTGTGAGGCATCCAGGGTTACTATTTATAAGAAATCCCTTCACTGCACTTGGACAAAGATATTGGGTTAGAAAATGTCTTGAAGAATATCCAAGGAagccaaataaattaaatattgacatAGAAATAAATGTAGAAGACTGGTGGGCCGAATGTTTTAGAAATGACCAATGTGACAGGCAACTGCAGAAGAAACTACGATGGACTACGTTAGGCTATCACCACAACTGGGACACaaaa GTTTACACAGAAGCGAACAAGTCTCAGTTTCCTGTGGACCTGGCAGAGTTGTCAGATGTATTGGCTAAGTACTTGGGCTACTCTAACTTTAAGGCTGAGGCAGCCATAGTCAATTATTACCACATGAACTCCACACTATCAGCACATACTGACCATTCTGAAGTCAATTTGGAAGCACCTTTGTTTTCATTTAG TTTTGGTCAGTCAGCAATATTCTTAATTGGAGGAAAAGACAAGTCAGTAGAACCGTCAGCAATACTAATCAAAAGTGGGGACATAGTGGTGATGTCCAAGGAGGCCAGACTATGTTACCATGCTGTGCCAAAAATACTACCATCAGCAGAGTCCCCTTGGGAAGAAACAGACATTTCAAATGTCTTCAGTAACAGTATATCCAGTTTTAAATACATATCACAACCAGAAGAATTTGTTGGAACAATGAATGTAAACATAGATAATGAGAAATGGAACAGATTTAGAAACTACATTCAAGAGTCAAgaataaatatgaatgtaagacaggtattaaatgaaaatcaaaatagTATATGA